The following proteins are co-located in the Palaemon carinicauda isolate YSFRI2023 chromosome 3, ASM3689809v2, whole genome shotgun sequence genome:
- the LOC137631580 gene encoding uncharacterized protein, translated as MHCTTPESDALFANYISEGTVTIPNGIPLKVRILRDTGSTQSMVLHSAVPTISLLDEKVLVRDLSNTNSLPLAELNLNCEFVSGKPLDNNSNDLDIFEHFIEESNFISDLGEHDIEEVETEVDTDRCDPIENFVGVVTRAKAKQAVNEGVPDIVKTNITCTNSELINLQRADATLTNALKQASTKEGKVPGYYFDKGVLFRLYRPRKLSSNDTWADKEQLVVPLTLRKNILSVAHQADSHLGVSKTYKRIANDFFWPGMKHDVFEFVKECHVCQVVGKPNEVIPKAPLVPIVIPHEPFSKVVIDCVGPLPRTKKGNQYILTILCPTTRYPIAIPLGNICARNIVKHLLKVFTTYGFPKEIQSDRGTNFTSDLFNETLREFNVKHILASPYHPQSQGALERHHQTLKSLLRKFCMETGTDWDESLDLILFVIREVPNDSLGMSPFEMLFGHKVRGPLQVLKDKMLNNDTLDNVTVGQYVDKLKCNFEKVHNFAFNNLKSSKDVMKEIFDLKAKVRKFKEGDSVLVYFPTPSSPLKHKFSGPYIIQKCVNNNNYIISTPDRRKSTQLVHVNLIKKYHGNPPVALHCLSDSNVLDFKKYNASAHQSKTPLPHDVDLYHSNDFVSWTDSANQEILQNILVYLQHLPRKQRSQLAELFRKYRSICGDVPQRCSDAEHDIELQPGTRPIRQHYYRTSLEKQQRMKEEVSYLLKNGLATRSTSAWASPCLLVPKPNGKVRLCTDFRQINNVTIKDSYPLPRIDDILDAIGAAKYLSQIDLLRGYYQIPLTDRAKLISAFITPFGLFQYERLPFGLTNAPATFQRLVNSVIKDLDSTYVYIDDIVVTSDTLDEHIHRLKALFGRLQEFGLTIHLAKSSFGKGKVKYLGHIIGSGEIFPKDENITAIVEFPVPRNRKSLLRFLGMTSYYRKFCKNYSIVATPLIDLTSPKNKFVWSSNCQQAFDQLKNILCSNPVLIAPDLAQPFIIQIDACDTGIGAVLMQKNSDTQMLHPLRQEEYCKRDVED; from the exons ATGCATTGTACTACGCCTGAAAGTGATGCCTtgtttgctaattatatttcagaGGGTACAGTAACAATACCCAATGGTATTCCTCTTAAAGTAAGAATCTTGCGTGATACTGGGTCAACCCAAAGCATGGTTTTACATAGTGCAGTGCCTACAATTTCTTTGCTTGATGAAAAGGTACTAGTTAGGGATTTAAGTAACACTAACAGTTTGCCTTTAGCAGAGCTTAACTTAAACTGTGAATTTGTATCTGGTAAA CCACTGGATAATAACTCTAATGATTTGGATATCTTTGAACATTTCattgaagaaagtaatttcattagtGACTTAGGTGAACATGACATTGAGGAAGTAGAAACTGAAGTAGACACTGATCGATGTGACCCGATTGAGAATTTTGTTGGTGTTGTAACAAGGGCAAAAGCCAAACAAGCTGTGAATGAAGGTGTCCCAGATATAGTAAAGACAAACATTACCTGTACTAATTCTGAATTGATAAACTTACAACGAGCAGATGCGACTTTAACTAATGCACTTAAACAAGCTTCCACTAAGGAAGGTAAGGTACCTGGCTATTACTTTGATAAAGGAGTCCTGTTTAGGCTATACCGACCTAGAAAGCTGTCATCTAATGATACCTGGGCTGATAAAGAACAACTTGTAGTACCATTAACTTTACGTAAGAATATTTTGAGTGTTGCTCATCAAGCAGATTCCCATTTAGGAGTGTCAAAGACTTACAAACGTATAGCTAATGATTTCTTTTGGCCAGGTATGAAACATGATgtatttgaatttgttaaagaGTGTCATGTGTGTCAAGTAGTTGGAAAACCTAACGAGGTAATTCCAAAAGCACCCCTCGTGCCAATTGTAATACCACACGAACCTTTCAGTAAAGTCGTAATTGATTGTGTAGGCCCATTGCCAAGAACAAAAAAaggtaatcaatatattttgactatacttTGTCCTACCACTAGATACCCTATTGCAATTCCCCTTGGTAACATTTGTGCTAGAAATATTGTGAAACACCTCCTTAAAGTTTTCACCACTTATGGATTCCCAAAAGAAATACAGAGTGATCGGGGTACTAATTTCACAAGtgaccttttcaatgaaactctaagggaatttaatgtaaaacatattcttgcATCACCATATCACCCACAATCACAAGGTGCTCTTGAAAGACACCATCAGACCTTAAAATCCTTACTTCGAAAATTTTGTATGGAGACTGGAACAGACTGGGATGAGAGTTTAGACTTGATATTATTTGTAATCAGAGAAGTCCCTAATGATTCATTAGGTATGTCACCATTTGAGATGTTATTTGGACATAAAGTTAGGGGGCCACTACAAgtacttaaagataaaatgttgaaCAATGATACCTTGGATAACGTAACTGTAGGGCAGTATGTCGataaattgaaatgtaattttgagaaagtccataattttgcatttaataacTTAAAAAGTAGTAAAGATGTGATGAAGGAAATTTTTGATCTAAAAGCTAAAGTTCGTAAGTTTAAAGAAGGGGATTCTGTACTTGTATATTTCCCTACTCCTAGTTCTCCTCTCAAACATAAATTTTCTGGTCCTTATATAATTCAGAAATgtgtcaataataacaattatataatcagtaCTCCAGACAGAAGGAAGTCAacccaattagttcatgtaaatctaatcaagaaatatcatggtaatcctccagttgctttgcattgtctatcagactctaatgtattagattttaagaaatataatgcatCAGCACACCAAAGTAAAACCCCATTGCCACATGATGTAGATTTATATCACTCTAATGATTTTGTTTCTTGGACAGACTCTGCTAACCAGGAAATATTGCAGAATATTCTAGTATATTTACAGCATTTACCCCGAAAGCAGAGGAGCCAGCTAGCAGAATTATTCCGCAAATACAGGAGTATATGTGGGGATGTGCCTCAACGTTGCAGTGATGCTGAACACGACATTGAATTACAACCGGGTACACGACCAATTCGTCAACACTATTACAGGACCAGCCTGGAAAAGCAGCAACGGATGAAGGAGGAAGTGTCGTATTTACTGAAGAATGGACTGGCAACTAGAAGCACATCAGCTTGGGCTTCACCATGTCTTTTAGTTCCAAAACCAAACGGTAAAGTAAGGTTATGCACTGACTTTCGCCAAATAAATAATGTTACTATCAAAGATAGCTATCCCTTACCTAGGATTGATGACATTTTAGATGCCATTGGTGCTGCCAAATATTTATCACAGATCGATCTATTGCGTGGATATTATCAGATTCCACTTACAGATAGAGCAAAGCTAATATCTGCCTTCATAACCCCCTTTGGTTTATTCCAATATGAGAGGCTTCCATTTGGTTTAACCAATGCACCCGCCACCTTCCAGCGCTTGGTGAATAGTGTAATTAAAGATCTTGATAGTACATATGTGTACATCGACGATATTGTTGTAACGTCTGACACCTTGGATGAGCACATACATCGACTGAAAGCATTGTTTGGTCGTCTTCAGGAGTTTGGACTTACTATTCACCTAGCAAAATCTTCCTTTGGTAAAGGGAAGGTTAAGTATTTAGGTCACATCATAGGTAGTGGAGAAATTTTTcctaaagatgaaaatattactgCCATTGTAGAGTTCCCTGTCCCAAGAAAtaggaaaagtcttttaagatttctagGCATGACCTCCTATTACAggaaattctgtaaaaattataGTATAGTAGCCACTCCCTTGATTGACCTCACCAGtcccaaaaataaatttgtatggtCTTCTAACTGTCAACAAGCTTTTGATCAACTAAAGAATATACTTTGCTCTAATCCTGTCCTTATTGCTCCTGATCTTGCTCAACCTTTTATTATACAGATTGACGCCTGTGATACTGGCATTGGTGCCGTTTTGATGCAGAAGAACAGTGACACACAGATGTTGCATCCT TTGCGACAAGAAGAATATTGTAAAAGAGATGTAGAAgattga
- the LOC137631585 gene encoding uncharacterized protein, with the protein MIYLRKSYKVLRETLNMDRSLYEEILKPLLVEDPTPAINWMKQQKLLRAELKCPHCSILMKWTKRSSIQDKYVWKCQVKECSKYKHYESIRKDSFFYRSKLSLQKWIEGIFYWCQELSVLQTVQLLNVSKVTVIDMFSFFREICLKHFERNPIKLGGPGTTVQIDESCFSHKPKHHRGRSPQNPLWVFGIVDPTSSPSLGYMEIVDSRNAETLLPIIRKVVMPGTIIHSDQWKAYRNIERDLGYTHHTVNHSVNFVDRTTGVHTQAVESYWNKHKIRIKRMIGCKREFLNSYLHEFMWSERNKNDKFHRFCETIARQYYFN; encoded by the coding sequence ATGATATACCTCAGAAAGTCGTATAAAGTCTTGAGAGAAACCCTTAACATGGACCGTTCTCTGTATGAAGAAATTCTTAAGCCACTGTTGGTTGAGGACCCGACTCCTGCAATTAACTGGATGAAGCAGCAGAAACTTTTGAGAGCTGAACTAAAATGCCCTCATTGTAGCATTTTAATGAAGTGGACAAAACGTTCTTCAATACAAGACAAATATGTCTGGAAGTGCCAAGTTAAGGAATGCAGTAAATATAAGCACTACGAATCAATTCGCAAAGATTCGTTTTTTTATCGCTCAAAGCTTTCTTTACAAAAATGGATTGAAGGAATCTTCTACTGGTGTCAGGAACTGAGTGTTTTGCAGACCGTACAGTTATTGAATGTTTCAAAAGTGACAGTTATTGACATGTTCAGCTTTTTTCGTGAAATTTGCTTGAAACATTTTGAAAGGAACCCTATCAAGCTTGGTGGACCAGGCACAACGGTACAAATTGATGAATCTTGTTTTAGCCATAAACCAAAGCACCATAGAGGACGTTCTCCCCAGAATCCACTATGGGTATTTGGAATAGTAGATCCTACTTCATCACCATCCCTGGGTTATATGGAGATTGTTGATTCGCGCAATGCCGAAACACTGTTGCCGATAATTAGGAAAGTAGTTATGCCTGGAACAATTATTCACAGTGATCAATGGAAAGCATACAGGAACATTGAAAGGGACCTTGGATATACGCATCATACAGTTAACCACTCCGTGAATTTTGTTGACAGGACTACAGGCGTTCATACACAAGCAGTAGAGAGCTACTGgaacaaacacaaaataagaataaaacggaTGATAGGATGTAAACGAGAATTTTTGAACTCTTATTTGCATGAATTCATGTGGAGCGAACGTAACAAGAACgacaagtttcatagattttgtgaaactatagcaagacagtattattttaattaa